The window TTCAAAGTttatgaaatactccctccgtcccagataattcgggacactttgacccgacacgagttttaagaaatctaatggaaagtgagttgaaaaaattggtgggatgtgggtcctacttttaaagtattagttttataataaaatgtgagtaggaatgagttagtagaatatggggtccactaccaaaaatggtaaaagtgaagtgggacaacttatgtgggacggcccgaaatggaatactgggtcgaattatctgggacggagggagtataccaGAATTTGTCCAAAGTTATTTGTCATCCGTagtagagacatttcttttgggcacaagATTTACGataattgtgttaagtgagttaaaggaagagagaaaaacgtaaagagataaagagagaacatagtaagagagagaagatgtgttactttttgacaaaaaaagaaaatgactttGTCAAAGTGGAACAACCCAAAGAAGGAATATGACTCTgtagaattatttttgaagtatcccataaatttatttaatcaaatgtaGGTAATGTATAGTGACATATGAGAAGGGCAGTTTTTTTTAGGAAGTGGGGCCACAATTAGCAATAAAACAGTTTCTTGCTGCCATATCTAATCTTTATATTCAGTAGACTAATTCTGCAAAgtgataaaaagaaaacattgggtttccttttattaaaaataattcttgcTTTGTGTTTCATATTTGTTAGATTGTACcatgaaaatagaaaacgCGCTTTTTATGTTTGGAACGATTGGTGGAAACGACTACAACTATGCCTTCTTTGAAGGGAAGCCAATAGAGGAGGTGAGAAGCATGGTACCTCAAGTTGTAAATACCATCATGCTTGGTGTTAAGGTAAGTTGATTTGTAGATAATTGTATTACTATCATTGTTGGGTGGGGTTTAGTACTTTGTTAATTATGGAGTACAAATTGAGTGTAGAAAGTTATGAGCTACGGAGCTACAAAGGTGGTGGTTCCCGGGAACATGCCTATCGGTTGCCTTCCAGTTTACAAAACCCAATTCTTGACAAACATATCGGCAGCATACGATGAGAACCAATGCCTAAAGCAGATGAATGATTTTGCTAAATACCACAATCAACAACTTCAACAAGCCATCCATGATCTACATCAACAAAGCCCTAATGCAACCATCATCTATGCTGATTACTACAACGCCTATCAGTTTCTATTGGAACACTCCAAATCTCAAGGTATGTACACATACATTAGACTTTTTTGGTGATACCacacaatcataaaaataaaactactccGATCCAACTTCTTTGGCGAATGCATGTAGGGTTCGATACAGAAAGGGCTTGTTGTGGGATCGGAGGGAAATACAATTACGATATGCCAAGAATGTGTGGGAACGAAGGAGTTGGGGCGTGTCAGGATCCAGAGCGATATGTAAGTTGGGATGGGGTGCATTTGACTCAGCGATCATACAAGATCATGGCTGGATGGCTGCTGCGTCAAATCTTCACCAGCCTTCATTGCCACTTTTAAAAACCTACTCACTAGGCTATATATTTCAAAAGTAATCTGCCTATTTTTCTGCTCCTATTATTGTTATAGCTGATTGAAGTTCATTTTTACCTATAGAATACATCTTCATTGTAGTAAAGTATTGTTTAACATTACAAGTATCTATCAGACCTACTCACGTACACCATGATTCTTGACTATCTAGTAAGAAAGTGACAAATGTAATGGGTCAATCCTTATATGCTACATATAGACTGCATCTATTTCAAATCGCACGGCTAGGAGAGCGACACGTGTCCAGCAATTTTACCCAAACATATGTCAAATTGTATTCCTCCTGTCCCACAAAATATGCCATTTTTCAtacgacacggattttaagaaaggtAATGGacaatgagttgaaaaagttagtcgAATAtgagttctacttttatatattataaaacagAGATTGTTTGAAACTGGGGGCCGTGCGAATTAGATTCTTTTTAGCTTAATAACTATTCTAGATATAACCTTACGTTCTTACATTACCCTGATCACCAACCCGTTCACTATAAGCAAAATTGAACCCTCGCATTTGCAGTCTCTATAGATCTCCGTTAAATTGcgtcattttttttccaagtTTCGTGAAACGGTTTAAAACGTTGCGTGAGGCTTGCTCGAGATGAGGTACGATAATCTACTTATTcagatttaaatataaatctatgagttttttgaaattttatagctttaaaattggttgaaattgtgttttgTCAGAGGAAAGTTTGCAGTGACGTTTGGCGGCGTTGTTGGCATTGTAGCATTAGTGGGCTTAATCATCAGATGTTACGGCCGATCGTCAAATGAAGTTCCCCATAGAGACGGCGGTTTGACAGTTTTGGAAGGGGGGTTACAGATCGCTCAAGCGGTTATTGAATTTGAGGGTGACGATTCAACAAttccaaaaccggaaccggcggttcctgAACCGTGGACACCTCTAACAGCATGGGATACC is drawn from Salvia hispanica cultivar TCC Black 2014 chromosome 6, UniMelb_Shisp_WGS_1.0, whole genome shotgun sequence and contains these coding sequences:
- the LOC125197502 gene encoding GDSL esterase/lipase At5g03980-like translates to MAVSSTLKKLVFTFLLLQIFSLSHAHLLKTCKIDQIYNIGDSISDTGNLIREIGLATFCARPPYGESFFKKPTGRCSNGLLMIDFMALDAGIPLLPPYKNSGADFMHGVNFAVAGSTALPWYKLAAENVPSSVTNSSLFVQLDWLVAHFNSTCHNHKDCTMKIENALFMFGTIGGNDYNYAFFEGKPIEEVRSMVPQVVNTIMLGVKKVMSYGATKVVVPGNMPIGCLPVYKTQFLTNISAAYDENQCLKQMNDFAKYHNQQLQQAIHDLHQQSPNATIIYADYYNAYQFLLEHSKSQGFDTERACCGIGGKYNYDMPRMCGNEGVGACQDPERYVSWDGVHLTQRSYKIMAGWLLRQIFTSLHCHF